One stretch of Shewanella sp. Arc9-LZ DNA includes these proteins:
- a CDS encoding iron ABC transporter permease: MILGLTRSWSLAGYFITAILILPLIALIVQSTLPDQAVFSHLFNTVLPTYIVNSLLLMLLVGLGSLLLAIPAAWLIARCDFPFRRYFQWLLLLPLAMPAYIVAYVYTDMLDYAGPVQRVLRAWFDWQSPHDYYFPAIRSLGGAAIILSLVLFPYIYLLARTAFMEQSSSLLYASRVMGCSPWRSFWRLALPMARPALAVGVALVAMETAADFATVSYFAVPTLTTAVYDTWLGYGSLTAAAKLSAIMLLVVFSMIGVERFARRKQQLFQKQSSLNEADRYVLSPKMAWVALGYCAVLLFTAFLLPFIVLCGYAIDYFNESWDVRFWQYSLNSLYIAAIVSGVCVVLSLILMFVRRVSPRQSDQLPARLSSTGYALPGTVLAIGVLVPLTLIDFAINDIYDWFGAQGPGLLLTGSVFALIFAFCVRFIAISIGSLENSYKRISPSLDMACITLGRTPTQLLWRVHLPLLRKGIFAGALLVFIESMKELPAALLLRPIGFENLATYVFQFVSDEKLEHGALAAIVIVLVGLVPLIYLNRSLEQQG, from the coding sequence ATGATTTTAGGTTTAACCAGAAGCTGGTCGCTTGCTGGTTATTTTATTACGGCAATATTAATCTTGCCACTGATTGCCTTAATTGTGCAGTCCACTCTTCCTGATCAAGCTGTATTTAGCCATTTATTCAATACAGTGCTACCGACATACATAGTCAATAGTTTATTGCTCATGTTGTTGGTTGGACTCGGAAGCCTACTTTTAGCGATTCCTGCTGCTTGGTTAATTGCCCGTTGTGACTTTCCCTTTCGCCGTTACTTTCAATGGCTACTCCTTCTCCCGTTAGCGATGCCAGCCTACATTGTGGCTTATGTTTATACCGACATGCTTGATTATGCAGGTCCGGTGCAACGTGTATTGAGGGCTTGGTTTGACTGGCAATCTCCCCACGACTATTACTTTCCCGCGATACGCAGTCTTGGCGGAGCAGCGATAATATTATCGTTAGTATTGTTTCCTTATATTTATTTATTAGCGCGTACTGCGTTTATGGAGCAGTCTTCCAGTTTGTTATACGCATCGCGTGTTATGGGATGTAGTCCGTGGCGCAGTTTTTGGCGTCTTGCGCTGCCAATGGCAAGACCCGCTTTGGCTGTCGGCGTTGCACTTGTGGCAATGGAAACCGCAGCAGACTTTGCCACCGTGAGTTATTTTGCTGTACCGACATTAACCACAGCAGTTTACGACACGTGGCTCGGCTATGGCAGTTTAACCGCGGCAGCAAAGCTGTCAGCCATTATGCTGTTAGTGGTATTTTCTATGATTGGGGTTGAGCGTTTTGCCCGTCGGAAACAACAATTATTTCAAAAACAATCTTCTCTTAATGAAGCTGACAGATATGTGTTGTCACCAAAAATGGCTTGGGTCGCATTAGGCTATTGCGCTGTTTTGTTATTTACAGCCTTTTTATTACCTTTCATTGTGTTGTGTGGATATGCTATCGATTATTTCAATGAAAGTTGGGATGTTCGATTTTGGCAGTATAGCCTAAACAGTTTATATATTGCCGCTATTGTCAGTGGTGTGTGCGTAGTCCTATCATTGATATTAATGTTTGTACGCCGTGTGAGTCCGCGACAAAGTGATCAGCTTCCCGCAAGATTGAGCAGTACTGGTTATGCTTTACCGGGAACGGTGTTGGCGATTGGTGTATTAGTACCTCTGACGCTTATCGACTTTGCGATTAACGATATTTACGATTGGTTTGGCGCCCAAGGCCCAGGTTTATTGCTGACTGGCAGCGTGTTTGCACTGATTTTTGCTTTTTGTGTTCGTTTTATTGCTATATCCATCGGCAGTTTAGAAAACAGTTATAAACGTATTTCCCCTTCTTTAGACATGGCGTGTATTACCTTAGGACGAACGCCTACTCAGCTACTATGGCGAGTACATTTGCCTTTATTACGCAAAGGGATTTTTGCCGGTGCTTTGTTAGTGTTTATTGAAAGCATGAAAGAATTACCCGCAGCGTTATTATTGCGTCCTATAGGATTTGAAAACTTGGCGACTTATGTTTTCCAATTTGTCTCAGATGAAAAACTAGAACATGGCGCATTGGCCGCTATTGTGATTGTGTTAGTTGGGCTTGTACCCTTGATTTATCTTAATCGCTCTTTGGAGCAACAAGGCTAA
- a CDS encoding GNAT family N-acetyltransferase, with translation MYQPTWLNTKITANHQPSTATNPCAINSPVTNIPAINLPAIKQWSAIKLFYRQHMPYARLAQKESVAVIHHLSPPATDEVDISQQKIIAAVRVKPIGQYQLINGLLVHPDYRGQQLSTQLLKFIAPKLTAKNCFLFAHPWLIGLYQQQHFIVIDQNVVIGQNDLSAIPADITQLYRRYHSEQRPLVLMQLNDPDK, from the coding sequence ATGTATCAACCCACTTGGCTAAACACAAAGATAACAGCAAACCACCAGCCATCAACGGCAACTAACCCCTGTGCGATAAACAGCCCTGTTACTAACATTCCAGCCATTAACTTGCCAGCCATTAAACAGTGGTCTGCAATCAAGTTATTCTATCGTCAACATATGCCGTATGCTCGATTAGCTCAGAAAGAGTCTGTGGCTGTCATTCATCATCTAAGCCCACCAGCTACTGATGAAGTTGATATAAGCCAGCAAAAAATAATCGCTGCGGTAAGAGTTAAACCTATTGGCCAATATCAATTAATCAATGGATTATTGGTTCACCCTGACTACCGTGGACAACAGCTTTCAACTCAGTTATTGAAATTTATCGCGCCCAAATTAACCGCTAAAAATTGCTTCTTGTTTGCTCATCCGTGGTTAATTGGCTTATATCAACAGCAGCACTTTATCGTTATAGATCAAAATGTCGTGATAGGTCAAAATGATTTATCAGCGATACCAGCAGACATCACTCAGTTGTATCGTCGCTATCACAGTGAACAACGACCACTAGTGTTGATGCAGCTCAATGATCCCGATAAATAA
- a CDS encoding ABC transporter ATP-binding protein yields MMSTLTIENVCSDYHGQVVLRHLDLTLAQGEIVALLGPSGCGKTTLLRAIAGLQAISQGCISINGQTLSGDGVFVASEQRGVGMIFQDYALFPHLTVADNILFGVNELNRTARLARLEEMLELVKLTGLASRYPHELSGGQQQRVSIARALAYQPELLLLDEPFSNIDAQVRNDMMLEIRAILKQRNVSAVFVTHSKDEAFVFADKLALFKDGAIIQHGKAETLYSAPTDRYVADFLGAGNYLPVTVTSSHQVHYSLGDLSSTEALSLPVGSQGQLLLRPQQIELHPCINGRGCIVERHFLGTVCHYQVQIGDDILDVSSQSTTIMPGQRVDINITAHPLVIFN; encoded by the coding sequence ATTATGTCAACCTTAACCATTGAAAATGTTTGCAGCGATTATCACGGTCAAGTGGTGTTGCGCCATTTAGATCTTACCTTGGCGCAAGGTGAAATTGTCGCATTATTAGGCCCCAGTGGCTGCGGCAAGACAACACTGCTGCGCGCGATTGCGGGCTTACAAGCCATTAGCCAAGGTTGCATCAGCATCAATGGGCAAACGCTGAGTGGTGATGGTGTGTTTGTTGCGAGCGAGCAACGTGGTGTGGGAATGATTTTTCAAGACTATGCCTTATTTCCGCACTTAACCGTGGCAGACAATATCTTATTTGGGGTTAACGAACTCAATCGTACTGCGCGGTTAGCTCGATTAGAAGAAATGCTCGAGTTGGTTAAATTAACCGGGTTGGCATCGCGTTACCCGCATGAATTATCAGGCGGTCAACAGCAACGAGTGTCGATTGCACGTGCATTGGCATATCAACCAGAATTATTATTGCTAGATGAACCTTTTTCCAATATCGATGCGCAAGTTCGTAACGATATGATGTTAGAAATTCGCGCCATATTGAAACAACGTAATGTCAGTGCCGTGTTTGTGACTCACAGTAAAGATGAAGCATTTGTGTTTGCAGATAAACTGGCTTTATTTAAGGATGGCGCCATTATTCAGCATGGTAAAGCCGAAACCTTATACAGTGCACCAACTGATCGCTACGTTGCCGACTTTTTAGGCGCAGGTAATTATTTACCTGTTACGGTCACCTCCAGCCATCAAGTGCACTATTCTTTGGGCGATCTTAGCAGCACAGAAGCATTGTCTTTACCTGTTGGCAGCCAAGGGCAATTATTATTGAGACCACAGCAAATTGAGTTACATCCTTGTATCAATGGCCGAGGATGCATTGTCGAAAGGCATTTCCTTGGTACGGTATGTCATTATCAGGTCCAAATTGGCGATGATATTTTGGACGTCAGTAGCCAATCAACGACGATAATGCCCGGTCAACGAGTGGACATAAATATTACAGCGCATCCACTGGTGATTTTTAATTAA
- a CDS encoding META domain-containing protein: protein MIKHILGATVIFLGLSACQSHTQIVSNEQLIGTWHVEVVLDTPTINNSPANLVFAPNGELTGNNSCNQFFGRYAQQGHLLQLAPSGSTMKACIDSLITQEAELMQAISLVEQVDFSKGKLNLLSINGDTLLVLTKQSLPLS, encoded by the coding sequence ATGATAAAGCATATTCTCGGCGCCACTGTTATATTTTTAGGCCTTAGTGCTTGTCAAAGCCACACTCAAATTGTCTCAAATGAACAATTAATTGGTACTTGGCATGTAGAAGTCGTCCTCGACACTCCTACCATTAATAATAGCCCAGCAAATTTAGTTTTTGCTCCAAACGGTGAACTGACAGGTAATAATAGCTGTAATCAATTTTTTGGTCGTTACGCCCAACAAGGTCACTTGCTTCAACTTGCACCATCAGGTTCGACTATGAAAGCCTGTATCGATAGTTTAATCACCCAAGAAGCTGAACTGATGCAAGCGATTTCATTGGTAGAACAAGTTGATTTCTCTAAAGGAAAACTCAATCTATTGTCTATAAATGGTGATACGCTATTGGTACTGACAAAACAATCGTTACCCTTATCCTAA
- a CDS encoding GNAT family N-acetyltransferase, translating into MSFIIRKALLTDVAAIVQLERAHVDDELVGSNSQLHAHSFTKAEVSQLINQHWFIVAEEQGVIIGYVMAAKWSFFSSQPLYRHIIQKLKFADLNGQALSTTNTCQYGPVWIQESKRGQGVFSALVTELKKQVADTFPFMVTYVAADNARSLAAHQQKAAMTEIDQFRFEQRDYCLLATANIT; encoded by the coding sequence TTGTCATTTATTATCCGTAAGGCGTTATTAACCGATGTTGCTGCTATTGTGCAGTTAGAACGAGCCCATGTTGATGATGAGTTGGTAGGTTCAAATAGCCAACTTCATGCTCATTCATTTACCAAAGCAGAGGTGAGCCAGTTGATAAATCAACATTGGTTTATCGTAGCTGAAGAGCAAGGGGTGATCATTGGATATGTGATGGCGGCAAAATGGTCATTTTTTTCCTCGCAACCATTGTACCGACATATTATTCAAAAACTTAAGTTTGCCGATTTAAATGGACAAGCTTTATCGACGACTAACACGTGCCAATATGGACCCGTTTGGATACAAGAATCAAAACGCGGCCAGGGAGTTTTTTCGGCGCTGGTTACCGAATTAAAAAAACAAGTGGCAGATACCTTTCCATTTATGGTGACGTATGTTGCCGCTGACAATGCGCGTTCGTTGGCAGCACATCAACAAAAAGCCGCAATGACAGAGATTGATCAATTTCGTTTTGAACAACGTGATTATTGTTTACTGGCCACAGCTAATATTACGTGA
- the argR gene encoding transcriptional regulator ArgR encodes MPATRNQDELVRTFKAILKEERFGSQSEIVNALQAEGFGNINQSKVSRMLSKFGAVRTRNAKQEMVYCLPAELGVPTAGSPVKNLVLDVDHNQAMIVVRTSPGAAQLIARLLDSIGKPEGILGTIAGDDTIFICPASIKTIDETLETVRSLFNYSE; translated from the coding sequence ATGCCAGCGACAAGAAATCAGGATGAGCTCGTACGCACTTTTAAAGCGATTCTCAAAGAAGAACGTTTTGGAAGCCAAAGCGAGATTGTTAATGCGCTTCAAGCCGAAGGATTCGGTAATATTAATCAATCTAAAGTATCACGTATGCTCAGCAAATTTGGTGCTGTACGCACTCGCAACGCTAAGCAAGAGATGGTGTATTGCCTCCCTGCCGAGCTAGGCGTACCTACTGCGGGTAGCCCAGTTAAAAATTTGGTATTGGATGTCGATCATAACCAAGCCATGATCGTGGTAAGAACTAGCCCTGGTGCTGCGCAATTAATCGCCCGTTTGCTCGACTCAATAGGCAAACCAGAAGGGATATTAGGTACTATTGCCGGTGATGATACTATTTTCATCTGTCCAGCAAGTATTAAAACCATTGATGAGACATTAGAAACGGTTAGATCTTTATTCAACTATAGTGAATAA
- a CDS encoding Dyp-type peroxidase translates to MGNQVMPREQLGICAEGNLHSVYLMFNANDGVEDQLRPSIANVAQYIYELTDQYADSAFNGFVGIGANFWDTFYPESRPALLKPFPAMSEGNRDAPAMEYDLFIHIRCDRYDILHLVANEINQMFEDLVELVDEERGFRFMDSRDLTGFVDGTENPKGRHRQQVALVGDEDQEFVSGSYVHVQKYMHNLSKWHRLPLKKQEDIFGRTKVDDIEYESEDKPLTSHTKRVNLKDPHGNALEILRQSMPYGSIREQGLMFISVCRTPDHFEQMLRSMVHGDGHGNHDHLMLFTKALTGSSFFVPSLDFLTQFDDA, encoded by the coding sequence ATGGGTAACCAAGTTATGCCTCGTGAACAGTTAGGAATTTGCGCAGAAGGGAATTTACACAGTGTGTACTTGATGTTTAATGCCAACGATGGTGTTGAAGATCAGTTACGCCCATCTATTGCTAATGTAGCGCAGTATATTTATGAACTCACGGATCAATATGCCGACAGTGCTTTTAATGGCTTTGTGGGTATTGGGGCTAATTTTTGGGATACCTTTTATCCAGAATCTCGCCCTGCATTATTAAAACCTTTTCCGGCCATGAGTGAAGGTAACCGTGATGCACCTGCAATGGAATATGATCTGTTTATTCATATCCGTTGTGATCGCTATGATATTTTGCATCTTGTCGCCAATGAAATTAACCAAATGTTTGAAGATTTGGTCGAGTTAGTCGATGAGGAACGTGGCTTTCGCTTTATGGACAGTCGTGACTTAACTGGTTTTGTTGATGGTACTGAAAACCCTAAAGGACGCCATCGTCAACAAGTTGCACTTGTCGGTGATGAAGATCAAGAATTTGTCTCTGGTAGTTATGTTCATGTCCAAAAATACATGCATAACTTAAGTAAGTGGCATCGTTTACCGCTTAAAAAACAAGAAGATATTTTTGGTCGTACCAAAGTTGATGATATTGAGTATGAATCAGAAGATAAGCCATTAACCAGCCACACAAAACGAGTTAACTTAAAAGATCCACACGGTAACGCATTAGAAATTTTACGTCAAAGCATGCCATATGGTTCGATTAGAGAACAAGGATTGATGTTTATTTCAGTATGTCGTACACCGGATCACTTCGAACAAATGCTCCGCAGTATGGTGCACGGTGATGGTCACGGGAATCATGATCATTTGATGTTGTTTACTAAAGCGCTGACTGGATCGTCTTTCTTTGTGCCATCATTGGATTTTTTAACTCAATTTGATGATGCGTAA
- a CDS encoding Fe(3+) ABC transporter substrate-binding protein codes for MKLLKSVALLGLACVASSVSAADALTVYSYRQAFLIEPILEKFTEQSGVDVKVVFAKDGIAERMVREGRLSPADVVLTSDFSRLMELVEKDLVSPVDSAVINSNIPPQYRSQQNNWYALTMRVRNLYSSKERSGKIDIDYEDLASAEYKGKICTRSGKHPYNVALVASMIAHDGEAKTKTWLEGVKANLARKPQGNDRDQVLAVKEGMCDIAIGNSYYYGNMLMDKNQKSWAEAVEINFPNQQNRGAHVNVSGMALAKHSPHKDNAIKLMEFLTSNVAQKMYAEVNMEYPVKADVEPSELVASWGDFKADSLPIYKLAEYHQDAVKLLDEVKFDL; via the coding sequence ATGAAATTGCTAAAAAGTGTCGCATTATTAGGCTTGGCTTGTGTTGCTTCTTCTGTGAGTGCTGCAGATGCATTAACGGTTTATTCTTATCGCCAAGCTTTCCTGATTGAACCTATTCTAGAAAAGTTTACCGAGCAAAGTGGTGTCGACGTAAAGGTTGTTTTTGCTAAAGATGGCATTGCAGAACGTATGGTGCGTGAAGGTCGCCTATCTCCCGCTGACGTGGTGTTAACATCTGACTTCTCTCGCTTAATGGAATTAGTGGAAAAAGATCTTGTTTCTCCCGTCGACAGTGCGGTGATTAATAGCAATATTCCCCCTCAATATCGGTCACAACAGAACAATTGGTATGCGCTGACGATGCGTGTTCGTAATCTGTATTCTTCAAAAGAGCGTAGCGGTAAAATTGACATCGATTACGAAGACTTAGCTTCAGCAGAATACAAAGGTAAAATTTGTACCCGCAGCGGTAAACACCCTTATAACGTCGCATTAGTGGCGTCGATGATTGCCCATGACGGTGAAGCGAAAACGAAAACCTGGTTAGAAGGGGTAAAAGCTAATTTAGCTCGTAAGCCTCAAGGCAATGATCGTGATCAAGTATTAGCAGTTAAAGAAGGCATGTGTGACATTGCTATCGGTAACAGCTACTACTACGGCAACATGCTGATGGATAAAAATCAGAAAAGCTGGGCTGAAGCGGTTGAAATTAACTTTCCTAATCAACAGAACCGTGGTGCTCATGTAAACGTATCAGGTATGGCATTAGCCAAACATTCACCGCATAAAGATAATGCGATTAAGCTAATGGAATTTCTTACTTCAAACGTTGCACAGAAAATGTATGCTGAAGTTAATATGGAATATCCGGTAAAGGCTGATGTCGAACCGTCTGAATTAGTGGCGTCATGGGGTGATTTTAAAGCCGATAGTTTGCCTATCTATAAGTTGGCTGAATATCATCAAGACGCTGTAAAACTGCTTGATGAAGTGAAATTTGATCTTTAA
- a CDS encoding IS3-like element ISShfr8 family transposase (programmed frameshift), whose translation MKTSKFSDSQILAILKQAEAGTPVPGLCREHGMSSATFYKWRAKFGGMDASMMARLKELEAENSRLKKMYAEERLKAEILKEAIEKKLVKPSRRRELAQKAVQDKAISIAFACALFGLSESCYRYQAKLSDENAAIADWLQQLTSTHRCWGFGLCYYFLRNVKRYRWNHKRVYRIYRELELNLRIKPRKRLKRDKPDTLAVPEAINECWSMDFMHDQLEDGRSIRLLNVIDDYNREGLAIEVDFSLPAERVVRTLDQIIEWRGKPKQIRSDNGPEYISAVLAAWAEKHNVELKFIQPGNPQQNAYVERYNRTVRYEWLSQYLWNSIAEVQEHATQWLWFYNNERPNTAIGGVPPKQKLALVA comes from the exons ATGAAAACATCAAAATTTAGCGACAGCCAAATCCTAGCAATCCTTAAACAAGCTGAAGCTGGCACCCCAGTTCCGGGGCTTTGCCGTGAGCATGGCATGAGCTCTGCGACCTTCTACAAATGGCGCGCCAAATTCGGTGGCATGGACGCTTCTATGATGGCGCGATTGAAGGAGTTAGAGGCTGAGAATTCACGACTCAAAAAAATGTATGCCGAAGAGCGACTCAAAGCTGAAATACTCAAAGAGGCCATCGAAAAAAAGT TGGTAAAGCCGTCGCGGCGGCGGGAGCTGGCGCAAAAGGCGGTGCAAGATAAAGCCATTTCGATCGCATTTGCGTGTGCCTTGTTTGGACTCAGTGAGAGCTGTTATCGCTATCAGGCAAAACTCAGTGATGAAAACGCTGCAATAGCCGACTGGTTACAGCAACTGACATCAACTCATCGGTGTTGGGGGTTTGGGCTATGTTATTACTTTTTACGTAACGTGAAACGCTACCGATGGAACCATAAGCGGGTGTATAGGATTTACCGAGAATTGGAGCTAAATCTACGAATTAAGCCGAGGAAACGCTTGAAGCGTGATAAACCGGACACATTGGCGGTGCCAGAGGCAATCAATGAATGTTGGTCCATGGACTTTATGCACGACCAACTGGAAGATGGTCGCAGCATTAGGTTATTGAACGTGATTGATGATTACAACCGTGAAGGCTTGGCGATAGAAGTCGACTTCTCCTTACCTGCGGAGCGTGTGGTGAGAACATTGGATCAAATCATCGAATGGCGTGGAAAACCAAAACAGATACGCAGTGATAATGGTCCAGAGTATATAAGTGCGGTACTGGCTGCCTGGGCTGAAAAACACAATGTAGAACTGAAATTTATTCAGCCTGGCAATCCACAGCAGAATGCCTATGTAGAACGCTATAATCGGACTGTGCGATACGAATGGCTGAGCCAATATCTTTGGAATAGTATTGCCGAGGTACAGGAACATGCGACACAATGGCTATGGTTTTATAACAATGAAAGACCCAATACAGCAATTGGTGGTGTCCCACCAAAGCAAAAACTGGCACTAGTGGCCTAA